The genomic DNA GGTCCGCCGACCGGTGACGCCGCCCGATCCCGTTCGGGTGGGCCCGCACTAGCGCGTCTCACCTATAAGGTAAGGTTCGGCCAAGCGTCTCTCCTCGTCGGTGAGACAAGCGAAGCAGCCAGCACAGAGTGCGATCTCGTTGACGGGTTGTGCGCAGCAAAGTAGGCAGTAGCCGCGCTGCCTAGCGAGTCGCAGACGTACCGGGCTCTTTAGGTAGCTGACCAACTCGCCGCGCGGTATCCCCGCCCTATTCAACCGATTCCAGTCCATCGCTCGAAGGCGAATCGTACCGCGCCCGAAAGCATCGTCAAAAGCCCAACGTCGCATTCTTGCAGCAGGCGAACCGGCTGCTGCTCCGCCACCATCCGCCCACTGTTCGCAGCGGAATGTGGAGTCCTCGGTGGTCAGGCGAGGCACCATCTCCCCGATTCGTTGGGCAGGTCGGTCGTTCTATCCCTCAGTCCTGCCGGTATGTAACCCGAGCCGAGACGTTCAGTGCAGCCTACGGAACGCTGTTCAGGTCGGACAGGAACAGGTCCTTGTCCTCTTTCTCCTTGATACCCTCGGCAGCTTCCATGCCCTTCTGGTAGTACCGGTCCCGCTCGGCACGGTCCCCCGCGACAGCGTGCGCCCGAGCCAACGCCTCGTAGGCGAATGCGAGGTCGAAGTCGCCGTAGCCGTGCTGCTCGCACAGCTCCAGCGTTCGCTTCGCGTGATGCAACGCAGGCTCGGCCCGCCCGAGCACCGAGTACACGCGCGATATCTGCCACTCGCCCCGAGCGGCGTTCAGCGCCGTGCCCACCTTGCTCCAGTGAAACCGCGATGCCCACGCGGACATCAGCATCTCCTCGTCCTCGTCGAGTGTCCGCTCCGCCTTGTCTAGCAGTGTCCAAGTGTGGTTGAACAGGTCAACCGCTAGCTTCTTGTGTATGTCTTCCATCGCCCCCCTGTCTCGTCATTCGGCGTGCGTCCGCTCGTCAATCCATGCCGCTATCTCGGTAAGAGAGTCTGCCACGTAATCCGCCTCGTCCGGGTCCACCTCCTCCGAGGTCAGCCAGCAGGTCTGCAGCCCTGCGCGCCTCGCGCCGCGGATGTCGTGCTCCAACGCATTCCCGACGAAAAGAAGCTCTTCCGGCCGCACCCGCACGCTCCCTGCCGCGGCGTGGAAGATGGCCGGGTCGGGTTTGCCCACGCCGAACTCGCCCTCGATGAAGATGTTCGGGAACCACTTTCGGATGCCCAGCGCGGCGATCTCCTCACGCTGGCTGTCCGCTGGGCCGTTGGTGATTAGGCCCAAGGGGAAGCGTTTGGACAGCTTGTCCAGGACCTCCTCGGCGTCCGGAAACAGGCGAAGGCGGGCCAGCCGCCCCGCGTTGTACTCGTCGGACATGCGAGCAGCCAGGCGCTGGTCTTCGATGCCGAAGCGTGCGAGGACTCGGCGCATCACTTCGGTCCGCGTGGTTGCACCCGACACCAAATACTTGGAGCGCCACGCCCCGCCCGGACGCACCTCCGGCAGCATCTGCTTGAACTCCTCTTTCCAGGCGCGGTACAGGGCATCTGCGGACAACTCCGGACGCTCGGCAGCGAGGTTGCGAAAGACCTCCTTGCGCGACTCGCGCGCAACCTCCATGTAGTTGCACAGCGTGTCGTCCAGGTCGAAGAAGACCGCTCGGATTGGTGCCATCACCGGAGCTTCATCGCCTCACGGACTTCCTTCATCGTCGCGGAGGCGAAGGCCCTCGCCCGCTCGGCGCCTCGGTTCAGAATCGCCTCCACTCTCTCGGGCTCCTTCTCCAACTCCGCTCTCCGAGCCCTGACCTCTGCAAGGGAGGCGTTGACTG from Fimbriimonadia bacterium includes the following:
- a CDS encoding HAD family hydrolase — protein: MAPIRAVFFDLDDTLCNYMEVARESRKEVFRNLAAERPELSADALYRAWKEEFKQMLPEVRPGGAWRSKYLVSGATTRTEVMRRVLARFGIEDQRLAARMSDEYNAGRLARLRLFPDAEEVLDKLSKRFPLGLITNGPADSQREEIAALGIRKWFPNIFIEGEFGVGKPDPAIFHAAAGSVRVRPEELLFVGNALEHDIRGARRAGLQTCWLTSEEVDPDEADYVADSLTEIAAWIDERTHAE